The Mycolicibacterium smegmatis genome has a window encoding:
- the crp gene encoding cAMP-activated global transcriptional regulator CRP yields MDEILARAGIFQGVEPTAVAALTKQLQPVDFPRGHTVFAEGEPGDRLYIIISGKVKIGRRSPDGRENLLTIMGPSDMFGELSIFDPGPRTSSATTITEVRAVSMDRDALRAWIADRPEIAEQLLRVLARRLRRTNNNLADLIFTDVPGRVAKQLLQLAQRFGTQEGGALRVTHDLTQEEIAQLVGASRETVNKALADFAHRGWIRLEGKSVLISDSERLARRAR; encoded by the coding sequence GTGGACGAGATCCTGGCCAGGGCCGGAATCTTCCAGGGAGTCGAACCCACCGCCGTTGCGGCGCTGACCAAGCAGTTGCAGCCCGTCGACTTCCCGCGCGGACACACCGTGTTCGCCGAAGGTGAGCCCGGCGATCGGCTGTACATCATCATCTCCGGCAAGGTGAAGATCGGCCGCCGGTCCCCGGACGGTCGCGAGAACCTGCTGACCATCATGGGTCCGTCGGACATGTTCGGTGAGCTGTCGATCTTCGACCCCGGCCCCCGTACGTCCAGCGCGACCACGATCACCGAGGTGCGCGCGGTCTCGATGGACCGCGATGCGCTGCGCGCCTGGATCGCCGACCGGCCCGAGATCGCCGAGCAGCTGCTGCGCGTGCTCGCGCGCCGCCTGCGCCGCACCAACAACAACCTGGCGGATCTGATCTTCACCGACGTGCCCGGTCGTGTCGCCAAGCAGCTCCTGCAGCTGGCGCAGCGGTTCGGCACGCAGGAGGGCGGCGCGCTGCGCGTCACCCACGACCTCACGCAGGAAGAGATCGCCCAGCTGGTCGGCGCGTCGCGCGAGACCGTCAACAAGGCGCTGGCCGACTTCGCCCACCGCGGCTGGATCCGCCTGGAGGGCAAGAGCGTGCTGATCTCCGACAGCGAGCGTCTGGCCCGCCGCGCCCGCTAG
- a CDS encoding DUF4177 domain-containing protein: MSEPTRWEYATVPLLTHATKQILDQWGSDGWELVSVLPGPTGEQHVAYLKRPK; encoded by the coding sequence ATGAGTGAACCGACTCGCTGGGAGTACGCCACGGTGCCGTTGCTGACACATGCCACCAAACAGATCCTTGACCAGTGGGGGAGCGACGGCTGGGAACTGGTCTCGGTCCTGCCCGGGCCGACCGGTGAGCAGCACGTCGCCTACCTGAAGCGGCCGAAGTGA
- a CDS encoding ArsA family ATPase, whose product MSTTPPALDMGSILADTSNRVVVCCGAGGVGKTTTAAAMALRAAEYGRTVVVLTIDPAKRLAQALGIKDLGNTPQRVPLAPEVTGELHAMMLDMRRTFDEMVMQYSGAGVADQILENQFYQTVATSLAGTQEYMAMEKLGQLLSEDKWDLVVVDTPPSRNALDFLDAPKRLGSFMDSRLWRMLLAPGRGIGKLVTGAVGLAMKAMSTVLGSQMLSDAASFVQSLDATFGGFREKADRTYDLLKRRGTQFVVVSAAEPDALREASFFVDRLSGERMPLAGLILNRTHPTLCDLHAEKAEEAADELAAEDPDSLTASVLRIHADRAQTAKREVRLLSRFTGANPHVAIVGVPSLPFDVSDLEALRAIADQITGVTETA is encoded by the coding sequence ATGAGCACCACACCACCGGCCCTCGACATGGGCTCGATTCTCGCCGACACGTCGAACCGCGTCGTGGTGTGTTGCGGCGCAGGCGGTGTCGGCAAAACCACGACCGCCGCGGCGATGGCGCTGCGGGCCGCCGAGTACGGCCGCACGGTCGTGGTCCTCACCATCGACCCGGCAAAGCGTCTCGCGCAGGCGCTCGGCATCAAGGACCTGGGCAACACGCCGCAGCGCGTGCCGTTGGCGCCCGAGGTGACCGGGGAACTGCACGCGATGATGCTCGACATGCGTCGCACGTTCGACGAGATGGTGATGCAGTACTCGGGTGCCGGTGTGGCCGACCAGATTCTGGAGAACCAGTTCTACCAAACTGTCGCCACCTCGCTCGCGGGCACGCAGGAGTACATGGCGATGGAGAAACTCGGGCAGTTGCTGTCCGAGGACAAGTGGGATCTGGTGGTCGTCGACACGCCGCCGTCGCGCAACGCTCTGGACTTCCTGGATGCACCGAAACGGTTGGGCAGCTTCATGGACAGCCGCCTGTGGCGCATGCTGCTCGCCCCCGGTCGCGGTATCGGCAAGCTCGTCACAGGTGCCGTCGGGCTCGCGATGAAGGCGATGTCGACCGTGCTGGGCTCCCAGATGCTCTCCGACGCAGCCAGTTTCGTGCAGTCCCTGGACGCCACGTTCGGTGGGTTCCGCGAGAAGGCCGACCGCACCTACGATCTGCTCAAACGCCGGGGCACCCAGTTCGTGGTGGTGTCCGCGGCCGAACCGGACGCGCTGCGCGAGGCATCGTTCTTCGTCGACCGGCTTTCCGGTGAGCGCATGCCGCTCGCGGGCCTGATCCTCAACCGCACACATCCGACGCTGTGCGATCTGCACGCCGAGAAGGCCGAAGAGGCCGCCGACGAACTCGCTGCCGAGGATCCCGACTCGCTGACCGCCTCGGTGTTGCGCATCCACGCCGACCGCGCGCAGACGGCCAAGCGCGAGGTGCGTCTGCTTTCGCGGTTCACCGGCGCCAACCCGCACGTCGCGATCGTCGGGGTGCCGTCACTGCCGTTCGACGTTTCCGATCTCGAGGCGCTGCGCGCGATCGCCGATCAGATCACCGGCGTCACCGAAACCGCCTA
- a CDS encoding MBL fold metallo-hydrolase produces the protein MSDLQHPAYGLLRPVTGSASVLLCNNPGLMTLEGTNTWVLRAPRSDEIVVVDPGPDDDEHIARVAELGTISLVLISHKHEDHTGGIDKIVERTGAVVRSVGSGFLRGLGGPLTDGEVIDAAGLRITVMATPGHTADSLSFVLDDGDGPGAVLTADTVLGRGTTVIDTEDGSLRDYLDSLHRLKGLGERVVLPGHGPELGDLSGVAQMYLAHREERLEQVREALRELGDDATARQVVEHVYTDVDEKLWDAAEKSVQAQLDYLRH, from the coding sequence GTGAGCGATCTCCAGCATCCCGCCTACGGGTTGTTGCGGCCGGTGACCGGATCGGCGTCGGTGCTGCTGTGCAACAACCCGGGCCTGATGACGCTGGAGGGCACCAACACGTGGGTGCTGCGTGCGCCCCGCAGCGACGAGATCGTGGTGGTCGACCCGGGCCCCGACGACGACGAGCACATCGCACGCGTCGCCGAGCTCGGGACGATCAGCCTGGTGCTCATCAGCCACAAGCACGAGGACCACACCGGCGGCATCGACAAGATCGTCGAGCGGACCGGCGCGGTGGTGCGCTCGGTGGGCAGCGGGTTCCTGCGCGGACTGGGCGGGCCGTTGACCGACGGTGAGGTGATCGACGCGGCCGGCCTGCGCATCACGGTGATGGCGACCCCCGGGCACACCGCGGACTCGTTGTCGTTCGTGCTCGACGACGGCGACGGGCCGGGTGCGGTGCTGACCGCCGACACCGTCCTGGGTCGCGGCACCACCGTCATCGACACCGAGGACGGCAGCCTGCGTGACTACCTCGATTCGCTGCACCGGCTCAAGGGGCTCGGTGAGCGGGTTGTGCTGCCCGGCCACGGGCCCGAGCTCGGGGATCTGTCGGGCGTCGCGCAGATGTACCTGGCGCACCGGGAGGAACGGCTCGAGCAGGTGCGTGAGGCGTTACGCGAACTCGGCGACGATGCCACCGCGCGCCAAGTCGTCGAACACGTCTACACCGACGTCGACGAGAAACTGTGGGACGCCGCGGAGAAGAGCGTTCAGGCCCAGCTCGACTACCTGCGGCACTGA
- a CDS encoding ArsA family ATPase, giving the protein MATTESGAKHVGWPSRLTKARLHFVSGKGGTGKSTIAAALALALAAHGRRVLLVEVEERQGIAQLFDVPPLPYEEVKIATAEGGGQVNALAIDIEAAFLEYLDMFYNLGLAGRAMRRIGAIEFATTIAPGLRDVLLTGKIKEIVVRPKTMRDEKHKRSGYDAVVVDSPPTGRISRFLDVTKAVSDLAKGGPVHSQAEGVVKLLHSEQTAIHLVTLLEALPIQETLEAIDELKELNLPIGSVIVNRNIPAYLSPDDLAKAAEGDLDADTIRADLSKAGITLSDENFAGLLTEAIQHATRIKARKESAELLDEIDIPRLDLPALADGVDLGSLYELAEELAAQGVR; this is encoded by the coding sequence GTGGCAACCACAGAGAGCGGCGCCAAACATGTCGGTTGGCCGTCGCGGCTGACGAAGGCCAGACTGCATTTCGTATCCGGCAAGGGCGGAACTGGCAAATCCACGATCGCCGCGGCGCTGGCCCTCGCACTCGCCGCGCACGGGCGCAGGGTCCTGCTCGTGGAGGTCGAGGAACGTCAGGGCATCGCGCAGCTGTTCGACGTCCCGCCGCTGCCGTACGAAGAGGTCAAGATCGCCACCGCGGAAGGCGGCGGACAGGTCAACGCCCTGGCCATCGACATCGAGGCCGCGTTCCTGGAATACCTCGACATGTTCTACAACCTCGGCCTCGCCGGCCGCGCGATGCGCCGCATCGGCGCCATCGAGTTCGCCACCACCATCGCGCCGGGTCTGCGTGACGTTCTGCTGACGGGCAAGATCAAAGAGATCGTGGTGCGCCCCAAGACCATGCGCGACGAGAAGCACAAGCGCAGCGGCTACGACGCCGTCGTCGTGGATTCCCCACCGACAGGCCGTATCTCGCGATTCCTCGACGTCACCAAGGCCGTCTCGGATCTGGCCAAGGGCGGGCCGGTGCACTCGCAGGCCGAAGGTGTGGTGAAGCTGCTGCACTCCGAGCAGACCGCGATCCATCTCGTGACGCTGCTGGAGGCACTGCCCATCCAGGAGACCCTGGAGGCCATCGACGAACTCAAGGAACTGAACCTGCCGATCGGCAGCGTCATCGTCAACCGCAACATCCCCGCGTACCTGTCTCCGGACGACCTGGCCAAGGCCGCCGAGGGTGACCTCGACGCCGACACGATCCGCGCCGACCTGAGCAAGGCGGGAATCACGTTGTCGGACGAGAACTTTGCGGGTCTGCTCACCGAGGCGATCCAGCACGCGACCCGCATCAAGGCCCGCAAGGAAAGCGCCGAACTGCTCGACGAGATCGACATCCCGCGCCTGGACCTGCCCGCACTGGCCGACGGTGTCGACCTGGGCAGCCTCTACGAACTCGCCGAAGAACTCGCCGCCCAGGGGGTCAGATGA
- a CDS encoding RidA family protein, with protein sequence MSGASWSARLAELGIELPGVVPPVAAYVPAVHTGNHVYTSGQLPIRGGELIKAGKVGAEVSAEEAKELARVCGLNALAAVHALVGIDSVVKVVKVVGFVASAPGFGGQPGVVNGASELFGEIFGDAGAHARSAVGVAELPINAPVEVEIIVEVTPGLA encoded by the coding sequence GTGAGCGGCGCGTCGTGGTCGGCACGGCTGGCCGAGCTGGGCATCGAACTGCCGGGCGTCGTCCCGCCCGTGGCCGCCTACGTGCCTGCAGTGCACACCGGCAACCACGTCTACACCTCGGGTCAGCTGCCCATCCGCGGCGGTGAGCTGATCAAGGCGGGCAAGGTCGGCGCCGAGGTGAGCGCCGAGGAGGCCAAGGAGCTCGCACGGGTGTGCGGCCTCAACGCGCTGGCCGCCGTGCACGCGCTCGTCGGCATCGATTCCGTCGTCAAGGTGGTCAAGGTCGTCGGCTTCGTCGCGTCGGCCCCCGGCTTCGGCGGGCAGCCCGGCGTCGTCAACGGCGCCTCGGAACTGTTCGGCGAGATCTTCGGCGACGCCGGCGCGCACGCGCGCTCGGCGGTCGGGGTGGCCGAGTTGCCGATCAACGCCCCCGTCGAGGTCGAGATCATCGTCGAGGTCACGCCGGGACTCGCGTGA